Genomic segment of Wolbachia endosymbiont (group A) of Longitarsus flavicornis:
AATGCTTGAGCCTTCTTCAACGTACACTTTTCTTACTTGCTGCCCGCTTGGCCCTGTTTGATGAGTAACTAAAGTCATACCAATCATGTCCTTTACAAACTGTTGAGCTTCTTCAGCTGACTTTGCTAGCTTTACGCCACCGGCTTTACCCCTACCACCTGCATGAATTTGAGCTTTAACTACAAACACGTCAGATTTTAATTGACTTACTTGAGTCTTTACTTCTTCCGCAGATGTAGCAACAAAACCTTTTGGCACTGGAACATTAAATTTATGCAAAACTTCTTTCGCTTGATATTCGTGAATATTCATAAAATAACCAATGATAAACTATTAACTTGAGTACAAACTACCAACCATAACGCTGCCTTCTGCACTCTTGTTGGTACCTCTTTTTTTTAGCTTCAGCTTTCTTTTTAGCTCTTTTTTCTGATTTTTTTTCATGATATTGTTTTTTCATTTTCAACCCTCTTCCTTCCTTTTGAATTGTTTTTTTCAATACTGGAAGAGCTCTGTCTACATCACCATAATGGACTGATACTTCTATCAAACTCTATACCTCCTTCGGTAATCATTTCAAAATCTATTTATAAATTAGAAAATTAACATTGTCAATTATTTTATAAACTTGAGCGTTAAAATGTAATATGCCATAATTTACATGGTAAATAATGTCATTCCAGTATCAGCTACTTGCTTACTGATGGAGATTGCTCTTATGTTACAGCGTTTTTACAATTATACTAACATCGGGGCGGAGAGATTTGAACTCCCGACCCTTTGGTCCCAAACCAAATGCGCTACCAGGCTGCGCTACGCCCCGACTTCTTTACTCAGAGTATCAATAACTCAGGCAAAATGCAAGATTCATTTGTTTACTTTAGAAAAAATATAATACGAGATTTAATATTATCTTAGAATATGTTTTTTATTAGCTCCTCTTTAACAACAGACTGCTTCGTAGAGAGTCTACAGAGTTTTTGTGCGCGCAACACTGAACCAGATTTCTTTATCTTAGCCATATTTAAAAATCTAGCTACACCAATTGGTGAAAGTTAATGCAGCAACTACAGCAGTATCAACCCTTAAAATTCTTTTTCCTAGACTCAATTTTTGACAAAACTTATCGGCAAGATTAAGTTCATAAGATGAAAAACCACCTTCAGGACCAACAATAATAGCAACATTTTTTTTGCCTTTCAGCACTTTATCAGCTTTACCTGTTTCATCACATAAAACAAAATTTTTACTCTGGGAATCAGGTAACTCACAAAAGTTAATAGGAGGCAAAATCTCTGGTATACTCATCCTACCGGATTGTTCCGCAGCTTCGATTGCCTGTAATTTTGCTCTACTTAGGTTAATATTTTTTACCACTGTACGTTCTGTTGAAATAAATTGAATGCAGGTTACTCCCATTTCAGTTGCCTGTCTTACTATGTTGCCTAAAGCACCACTTTTTACCATGGCACAATATAAGTATAAATTTTCCTCATGTTGCTGTTGTTTAGTGCATTCTTTGAGTGTGACTTTTGTCAATTTGCGCGATATATTAACTACTTCTCCTAACCATTCTCCATCCTTTCCATTAAAAAGAAAGAGAGATTATCATACTTCTTAAGCCGCATTACATTGCAAATATAGTGACTTTGTTGTGGATTAAGTGCTAAACTCACGCCTTGTGATAAAGCTTCTTCAACATAAAGCCTAATTTTTCCCATTTAAAACTTTAATTATATTCTATTTGAGTGACTCTTACGGGATTTGAAC
This window contains:
- the rpsU gene encoding 30S ribosomal protein S21, encoding MIEVSVHYGDVDRALPVLKKTIQKEGRGLKMKKQYHEKKSEKRAKKKAEAKKKRYQQECRRQRYGW